The window GGCTAGTATTGTAGTTTCTGTGAGGCTGGATTGAATTTGATCTATATCTTTTGCTTGTTTTTGAATTTTTTCAGCATATTGATTGAGGGCTCGCATAATTGGCTGTGGTTGAGTGTGTGAAAAAAAAATTCCAAATTCCTTCTCTATTTTCCGTACTTTAATACCAAGCCAGATACATGCACTGGCTAGTACTAATACGCAGATAAGTAAGATAATTTCCAACACCTTCCCCTTTAAAAAGTTAATCTATATTATAGTCTTTCAGGTGAGAACTTGGCAAGATAAGGAGGAGGACGTAGAATAGGGGAAGTATGAATGGAGGCAGATGTGGCTCGAAAAAAACAACATCTACGATATCAGGCTAAGAAAGGTCGTTCACAATCTATTAAAAGTGAATCGACTAAGCTTAGGAAACCAGATGTTAAAAGTGATAATGATGTAGTGAATACATCAAAAAACCTAAAGAAGAAGCATGATAATAGTGTACCTGCAGAAGTAACAAAATTATCGGATACTGAGACGAAATTTATTCGGAAGGAGATTATCTACATTGGGTTTATTAGTTTAGTATTGGTGATTTTTTATGTCATAATTTTTCTAGTTTTTAAATATACTTCAATCGACGAGTGGTTAAGTAGTTTTATTCAATTGGGGCAGTGATAGTCTGCGCCCTGTAGAGACTGTTCTTAAATTGGAGTGCTTCAGAAAGATGGGTGGCTTCAATAAGGGTAGAATCTTCCAGATCGGCAATGGTGCGTGCAACTTTTAGCGTGCGTGCGGCGCTACGTTGAGAAATGCCAAAGTGATTGAGGGCGGTTTCAATAAGTTTTTTAGCATCTGGGCTAACATTACAGATAGTGGAGAGTTTTTGTGGAGGAATATTATTATTTGTTTTGTATGGTTCATTGGTGAAGCGCTTACTCTGAATAACCCGAGCTTTTTCTATTCTTGTGCGTAGGTATTGAGAGTTAATAGTTTCCTCTACTGTCTCTAGTGGGCTGGATACAGAGGGGCTTGATATAAAGCAATGCATATCGAAACGGTCTAGTAGTGGGCCCGATATTCTACCTTGATAACGAGAGATTGCCGATGGACTACAGGTGCAACTCTGTTGTACGGAACCAAAGTAGCCACATGGGCAAGGATTCATGGCGCCCAGCAAGATAAAATTTGCAGGATAAGTAAGTGCAGTTTGGGCACGGGCAATATGAACTACATTATCTTCAATTGGTTGTCGGAGGGCTTCTAGGACGGAGCGTCTAAATTCTGGTAGTTCATCTAAGAAGAGGACTCCATGATGAGATAGTGTTACTTCGCCTGGCTTTGGTATTTGCCCACCACCAACGAGTGCCACATCACTGGCGGTATGGTGTGGTGAGCGCATGGGGCGCGCTAAAGAATACTGGTAGCTTTCATTGTATATACCATGTAGATAAGTGACTTCTGCTAGTTCTTCGGTATCAAGATCGGGAAGGATAGATGTGAAAGCATGAGCCAATAGGGTTTTTCCGCTTCCCGGCGGACCAATAAGGAGCACATTGTGTTCACCGGCGGCTGCAATTTCTAAGGCTCGCTTAGGCATCTGTAGGCCTTTAACACTCGAGAAGTCGGTGTAGGATGGCTGTTTGTTAGCCTGTGGTTTTGGAGCTGGATAATTAGGTTGGTTGTCTTCACTTGCGAGCCAGCGATATATTTCACGTAGGGTTTTTGCTCGTACAACTTGAATACCAGGGTTAATTTTGGCTGGTAGTGCTGGTGTGTCGTGGGCGATTACGATAGTTTCACAATCCAGCTTATTTGCCGTAATGATACTAGCGATAGTATCTCTTGTGGTGCGTAGCTCGCCATTCAGCGACAGCTCTGCAGCAAAAAAGATGCTATTTGGCTGTTCAGGGATCTGTTTGGAGGCTATCAGGATGCCGATGGCCATGGCTAGCTCAAAACCAGTGCCATGCTTGGCGGTATCGGCTGGTGCTAGATTGAGAACAATTTTTCGAGCCGGGAATTCAAGGCCACTGTTACGAATTGCGCTACGCAATCGTTCGCGTGACTCCTCTACACTTTTTGAAGGCAATCCAACCAGTGATATACCGGGTAAGCCGGCAAAAATATCGGCTTCTATAGTAATACGATGAGGTTTTGCGCCATAGTGTGTGATAGCGTGTGTTCGTGCTAGCATAGCTTGTGTACCTGATTAATTACGAACACTATACCGAACAAAAAATATATAAACAAGCTTGAGCGTTA is drawn from bacterium and contains these coding sequences:
- a CDS encoding YifB family Mg chelatase-like AAA ATPase, translated to MLARTHAITHYGAKPHRITIEADIFAGLPGISLVGLPSKSVEESRERLRSAIRNSGLEFPARKIVLNLAPADTAKHGTGFELAMAIGILIASKQIPEQPNSIFFAAELSLNGELRTTRDTIASIITANKLDCETIVIAHDTPALPAKINPGIQVVRAKTLREIYRWLASEDNQPNYPAPKPQANKQPSYTDFSSVKGLQMPKRALEIAAAGEHNVLLIGPPGSGKTLLAHAFTSILPDLDTEELAEVTYLHGIYNESYQYSLARPMRSPHHTASDVALVGGGQIPKPGEVTLSHHGVLFLDELPEFRRSVLEALRQPIEDNVVHIARAQTALTYPANFILLGAMNPCPCGYFGSVQQSCTCSPSAISRYQGRISGPLLDRFDMHCFISSPSVSSPLETVEETINSQYLRTRIEKARVIQSKRFTNEPYKTNNNIPPQKLSTICNVSPDAKKLIETALNHFGISQRSAARTLKVARTIADLEDSTLIEATHLSEALQFKNSLYRAQTITAPIE